A genome region from Baekduia alba includes the following:
- a CDS encoding DHA2 family efflux MFS transporter permease subunit, which produces MTTDTTETETDRERWIALVVLCVGMLMIVLDTTVVNVALPSIQNDLGFTSSGLAWVINAYLIAFGGLLLLAGRLGDLLSRRGMFLSGLAVFTACSVLCGASTSQEMLVAARFAQGIGGAMTSAVILGMIVTMFPKPAEQAKAIGVFAFVASAGGSIGLLAGGVLTDTINWHWIFFINVPIGVVTAVLATRLLPHDRGAGLSAGADVAGAVLITSALMLLVYTMVKPAADKGWGATETLALGAIALVLVAAFVAREATAKTPLVPLGIFRSRNITGSNLVQVLAVAGMFGMFFMGTLYLQRVLHYDPLQIGFAFLPATVTMGALSIGYTDKLIMRFGARNVLIPGLVGVCAGLAWLTQISPDGTYWVDIFPAMAIFGVGAGTAFPALMTLAMSGVEPEQAGLASGLVNTTAQVGGALGLAVLATLSATHSDKLREQGKSTAEALTGGYQLAFVVGLGLALAAVVVAIAVIQPAPAMAHGAPEAELDDAPDYEAQREPALS; this is translated from the coding sequence ATGACCACCGACACGACCGAGACCGAGACCGACCGCGAGCGCTGGATCGCCCTCGTGGTGCTGTGCGTCGGCATGTTGATGATCGTGCTCGACACGACCGTCGTGAACGTCGCGCTGCCGTCGATCCAGAACGACCTCGGCTTCACGAGCTCCGGCCTGGCCTGGGTGATCAACGCCTACCTGATCGCCTTCGGCGGCCTGCTGCTGCTCGCCGGCCGGCTCGGCGACCTGCTCAGCCGCCGCGGGATGTTCCTTTCCGGCCTCGCCGTCTTCACCGCCTGCTCGGTGCTCTGCGGCGCGTCGACGTCGCAGGAGATGCTCGTCGCCGCGCGCTTCGCCCAGGGCATCGGCGGCGCGATGACCTCCGCGGTCATCCTCGGCATGATCGTCACGATGTTCCCCAAGCCGGCCGAGCAGGCCAAGGCGATCGGGGTCTTCGCGTTCGTCGCCAGCGCCGGCGGCTCGATCGGCCTGCTGGCCGGTGGCGTCCTGACCGACACCATCAACTGGCACTGGATCTTCTTCATCAACGTCCCGATCGGCGTCGTGACCGCCGTGCTCGCGACCCGTCTGCTGCCGCACGACCGCGGCGCCGGCCTGTCCGCGGGCGCCGACGTCGCGGGCGCGGTCCTGATCACCAGCGCGCTGATGCTGCTCGTCTACACGATGGTCAAGCCGGCCGCCGACAAGGGCTGGGGCGCGACCGAGACGCTCGCGCTCGGCGCGATCGCGCTCGTCCTCGTCGCCGCCTTCGTGGCGCGCGAGGCGACCGCCAAGACGCCGCTCGTGCCGCTCGGGATCTTCCGCTCGCGCAACATCACCGGGTCCAACCTCGTGCAGGTCCTGGCGGTCGCCGGGATGTTCGGGATGTTCTTCATGGGGACGCTCTACCTCCAGCGCGTCCTGCACTACGACCCGCTGCAGATCGGCTTCGCGTTCCTGCCCGCGACGGTGACCATGGGCGCGCTGTCGATCGGCTACACCGACAAGCTGATCATGCGCTTCGGCGCGCGCAACGTCCTGATCCCGGGTCTCGTCGGCGTCTGCGCCGGCCTGGCGTGGCTGACCCAGATCTCGCCCGACGGCACGTACTGGGTCGACATCTTCCCCGCGATGGCGATCTTCGGCGTCGGCGCCGGCACGGCGTTCCCGGCGCTGATGACGCTGGCGATGTCGGGCGTCGAGCCCGAGCAGGCGGGCCTGGCCTCCGGGCTGGTCAACACGACCGCCCAGGTCGGCGGCGCACTGGGCCTCGCGGTGCTCGCGACGCTGTCGGCCACGCACAGCGACAAGCTGCGCGAGCAGGGCAAGTCGACGGCCGAGGCGCTGACCGGCGGCTACCAGCTCGCCTTCGTGGTCGGCCTCGGGCTGGCGCTCGCCGCGGTCGTCGTGGCGATCGCGGTCATCCAGCCCGCGCCGGCGATGGCCCATGGCGCGCCGGAGGCCGAGCTGGACGATGCCCCGGATTACGAAGCGCAGCGGGAGCCGGCGCTGAGCTGA
- a CDS encoding MOSC domain-containing protein → MRHAEARESFPPVGRIVGLLRFPVKSMAAERLAAADVDWHGLAGDRRWAFVRPGLERSSFPWLTIREKPELAHYRPAFSEPERPEASATVVTTPDGARHDVGDPALAALLGDGVRVIKQNRGVFDIAPLSLITTQTIASLGGLLGRALEELRFRPNLLVEAASDEPFPEDAWVGATLRCASGLAFRVDQRDKRCVMINVDPVSTERDPAVLRTVARELEACLGVYGTTVSPGRVAVGDALVLASD, encoded by the coding sequence ATGAGACACGCAGAAGCCCGCGAATCGTTTCCTCCCGTAGGGCGAATCGTCGGGCTCCTGCGCTTTCCCGTCAAGTCGATGGCCGCGGAACGGCTCGCCGCGGCCGACGTCGACTGGCACGGGCTGGCCGGCGATCGGCGCTGGGCCTTCGTGCGGCCGGGGCTGGAGCGCAGCAGCTTCCCGTGGCTGACGATCCGCGAGAAGCCCGAGTTGGCGCACTACCGCCCGGCCTTCTCCGAGCCCGAGCGGCCGGAGGCGTCCGCGACGGTCGTGACCACGCCCGACGGCGCGCGGCACGACGTGGGCGACCCCGCGCTCGCCGCGCTCCTCGGCGACGGCGTACGCGTCATCAAGCAGAACCGCGGCGTGTTCGACATCGCGCCGCTGTCGCTGATCACGACGCAGACGATCGCGTCGCTCGGCGGGCTGCTCGGCCGCGCGCTGGAGGAGCTGCGGTTCCGCCCCAACCTGCTCGTGGAGGCGGCGAGCGACGAGCCGTTCCCCGAGGACGCGTGGGTCGGCGCGACGCTGCGCTGCGCGTCGGGCCTGGCGTTCCGGGTCGACCAGCGCGACAAGCGCTGCGTGATGATCAACGTCGACCCGGTGAGCACCGAGCGCGATCCGGCGGTCCTGCGCACGGTCGCCCGCGAACTCGAGGCGTGCCTCGGCGTGTACGGGACGACCGTGTCGCCCGGGCGCGTCGCGGTCGGCGACGCGCTGGTGCTCGCGTCGGACTAG
- a CDS encoding alpha/beta fold hydrolase: MPYITTADGTEIYYKDWGSGPVVVLSHGWPLSSDSWEAQQLFLAENGFRAIAHDRRGHGHSTQSWDGNEMDTYADDLAAVIDGLDLNDIALVGFSTGGGEIARYVGRHGTGRVAKFVLVSAVPPFMLKTDDNPGGVPIEIFDGLRAASLADRSQQYKDLAGGPFFGKNHGLEVSDGMVDAFWRQGLQAGHRNAYESIAAFSATDFRPDLAQVDVPTLVIHSDDDQVVPYEVGGKASAALIDGARLITYEGGPHGVTDTHKDRLNQDLLEFLKS, encoded by the coding sequence ATGCCCTACATCACGACCGCCGACGGCACCGAGATCTACTACAAGGATTGGGGCAGCGGGCCCGTGGTCGTCCTCAGCCACGGCTGGCCGCTGAGCTCCGACAGCTGGGAGGCCCAGCAGCTGTTCCTGGCCGAGAACGGCTTCCGCGCGATCGCCCACGACCGCCGCGGCCACGGCCACTCGACCCAGTCCTGGGACGGCAACGAGATGGACACCTACGCCGACGACCTCGCCGCGGTCATCGACGGGCTCGACCTGAACGACATCGCGCTGGTCGGCTTCTCGACCGGCGGCGGCGAGATCGCGCGGTACGTCGGCCGCCACGGCACCGGGCGGGTCGCGAAGTTCGTCCTGGTCTCGGCCGTGCCGCCGTTCATGCTCAAGACCGACGACAACCCTGGTGGCGTGCCGATCGAGATCTTCGACGGCCTCCGCGCCGCGTCGCTCGCCGACCGCTCTCAGCAGTACAAGGACCTGGCCGGCGGCCCGTTCTTCGGCAAGAACCACGGCCTCGAGGTCTCCGACGGCATGGTCGACGCGTTCTGGCGCCAGGGGCTGCAGGCCGGCCACCGCAACGCCTACGAGAGCATCGCGGCGTTCAGCGCGACCGACTTCCGCCCCGACCTCGCCCAGGTCGACGTCCCGACGCTCGTCATCCACTCCGACGACGACCAGGTCGTGCCCTACGAGGTCGGCGGCAAGGCGTCGGCCGCGCTGATCGACGGCGCCCGGCTGATCACCTACGAGGGCGGCCCGCACGGCGTGACCGACACGCACAAGGACCGCCTCAACCAGGACCTCCTCGAGTTCCTGAAGTCCTAG
- a CDS encoding Dps family protein has translation MTRTPSQTAVGRLLQELLVATLDLGLVVKHAHWNVYGAGFRDLHLHLDDIADGLRERADALAERAVTVGVSPDGRAQAIVAATPLEALAAGPVMVEQATAAVAGRLAQVAALASLCLDELDTLDPVSHDLVIGLVGLLEQRRWMLLAEFSSSAPARPA, from the coding sequence GTGACCCGCACCCCGTCCCAGACCGCCGTCGGCCGGCTCCTGCAGGAGCTGCTGGTCGCCACGCTCGACCTCGGGCTGGTGGTCAAGCACGCGCACTGGAACGTCTACGGCGCCGGGTTCCGCGACCTGCACCTGCACCTGGACGACATCGCCGACGGGCTGCGCGAGCGCGCCGACGCGCTGGCCGAGCGGGCCGTCACGGTCGGCGTCTCCCCCGACGGCCGCGCGCAGGCGATCGTCGCGGCCACGCCGCTCGAGGCGCTGGCCGCCGGGCCGGTCATGGTCGAGCAAGCGACGGCAGCGGTCGCCGGCCGGCTGGCGCAGGTGGCGGCGCTGGCCTCGCTGTGCCTCGACGAGCTCGACACGCTGGATCCCGTGAGCCACGACCTCGTGATCGGGCTCGTCGGCCTGCTCGAGCAGCGCCGCTGGATGCTGCTGGCCGAGTTCTCCTCGAGCGCGCCGGCCCGGCCGGCCTAG
- a CDS encoding MarR family winged helix-turn-helix transcriptional regulator: MPSAPAKSTMLLAHDLRETLGMLVRRVRAEPGPPAHVMAVLALLDRQGPAGVSDLAAVQKMRPQSMAQTVREMESSGLVSRRPDPDDGRRAFVELTAEGRRMLKATRAAREDWLAQALDRELDAGEREAVREALALLARVAES; this comes from the coding sequence ATGCCGTCCGCTCCGGCCAAGTCGACGATGCTCCTCGCGCACGACCTGCGCGAGACGCTCGGGATGCTCGTGCGCCGCGTGCGCGCCGAGCCCGGCCCGCCGGCGCACGTGATGGCCGTCCTCGCGCTGCTCGACCGCCAGGGCCCGGCCGGCGTCAGCGACCTCGCGGCCGTGCAGAAGATGCGCCCGCAGTCGATGGCCCAGACGGTGCGCGAGATGGAGAGCTCCGGCCTCGTCTCCCGCCGCCCGGACCCCGACGACGGCCGCCGCGCGTTCGTCGAGCTGACGGCCGAGGGCCGCCGGATGCTGAAGGCCACGCGCGCCGCGCGCGAGGACTGGCTCGCCCAGGCGCTGGACCGCGAGCTCGACGCGGGCGAGCGCGAGGCCGTCCGCGAGGCGCTCGCGCTGCTCGCGCGCGTCGCCGAGAGCTAG
- a CDS encoding MFS transporter: MRPAHPDRYKWVALSNATLAVLLATLDGSITIIAMPDIFRGIHLDPLIPSNSFYLLWMILGYLVVTSVLIVSLGRLGDMVGRVKIYNLGFVIYTVASLLLAIDWMDGRRGATYLIVMRIVQGVGGACLLANAAAIIADAFPANQRGMALGINNVVGVSGTFIGLVLGGILAPIDWRLVFLISVPVGVAGTIWAYAALRELSTPRRARVDWAGNLTFALGLILLMVAVTYGIRPAGGHPIGWGSPRVLTLLAGSLASLVAFVVIERRVKDPMFRLPLFRIRAFTFGTLSTFLSSVSRGGLMFMLIIWLQGIWLPQHGYSFTETPLWAGISMLPLTIGLLVAGPTSGYLSDRFGARPFATSGMVLTAIGFGLLMLLPTDFDYPVFGAILFLIGASMGLFASPNRAAVMNALPRADRGAGGAMNQTFQNSAQVLSIGIFFTLMIVGLASTLPTTLSAGLQAHGVDPATAHQVGALPPVSILFAAFLGYNPVQHLLGGHTLSTLSAHDQSVLTGSSFFPHLISGPFQDGLHAAFSFAIVACLVAAGASLLRGGRMVHDDEQELQQPQGASCRSSGTASPRSASVTASAPSSSIRSTTPSSRR; encoded by the coding sequence GTGCGCCCCGCTCACCCCGACCGCTACAAGTGGGTCGCGCTGTCCAACGCGACGCTGGCCGTGCTGCTGGCCACGCTGGACGGCTCGATCACGATCATCGCGATGCCCGACATCTTCCGGGGCATCCACCTCGACCCGCTCATTCCCAGCAACTCGTTCTACCTGCTGTGGATGATCCTGGGGTACCTGGTCGTGACCAGCGTGTTGATCGTCAGCCTCGGCCGGCTCGGCGACATGGTCGGCCGGGTCAAGATCTACAACCTGGGCTTCGTCATCTACACGGTCGCCTCGCTGCTGCTGGCGATCGACTGGATGGACGGGCGCCGCGGCGCGACGTACCTGATCGTCATGCGCATCGTCCAGGGCGTCGGCGGCGCCTGCCTGCTGGCCAACGCCGCGGCGATCATCGCCGACGCGTTCCCCGCCAACCAGCGCGGGATGGCGTTGGGCATCAACAACGTCGTCGGCGTCTCGGGCACGTTCATCGGGCTGGTGCTCGGCGGCATCCTCGCCCCGATCGACTGGCGCCTGGTGTTCCTGATCTCGGTGCCGGTCGGCGTCGCCGGGACGATCTGGGCCTACGCCGCGCTGCGCGAGCTTTCGACGCCCAGGCGCGCCCGCGTCGACTGGGCCGGCAACCTCACGTTCGCGCTCGGCCTGATCCTGCTGATGGTCGCGGTGACCTACGGGATCCGCCCGGCCGGCGGGCACCCGATCGGCTGGGGCAGCCCGCGCGTGCTGACGCTGCTGGCCGGCTCGCTGGCCTCGCTCGTCGCGTTCGTCGTGATCGAGCGGCGGGTCAAGGACCCCATGTTCCGCCTGCCGCTGTTCCGGATCCGCGCGTTCACGTTCGGGACGCTGTCGACGTTCCTGTCGTCGGTCTCGCGCGGCGGGCTGATGTTCATGTTGATCATCTGGCTGCAGGGGATCTGGCTGCCCCAGCACGGCTACTCGTTCACCGAGACGCCGCTGTGGGCCGGGATCTCCATGCTGCCGCTGACGATCGGGCTGCTGGTCGCTGGGCCGACGTCGGGCTACCTGAGCGACCGCTTCGGCGCGCGCCCGTTCGCGACCAGCGGCATGGTGCTCACCGCGATCGGCTTCGGCCTGCTGATGCTGCTGCCGACCGACTTCGACTACCCCGTCTTCGGCGCGATCCTGTTCCTGATCGGCGCGTCGATGGGCCTGTTCGCCTCGCCCAACCGCGCGGCGGTCATGAACGCGCTGCCGCGCGCGGACCGCGGAGCCGGCGGCGCGATGAACCAGACGTTCCAGAACTCCGCGCAGGTGCTGTCGATCGGGATCTTCTTCACGTTGATGATCGTCGGCCTGGCCTCCACCCTGCCGACGACGCTCAGCGCCGGCCTGCAGGCCCACGGGGTCGACCCGGCGACCGCGCACCAGGTCGGCGCCCTGCCGCCCGTCTCGATCCTGTTCGCGGCGTTCCTGGGGTACAACCCGGTGCAGCACCTGCTCGGCGGACACACGCTGAGCACCCTGTCGGCGCACGACCAGTCCGTGCTGACCGGCTCTTCGTTCTTCCCCCATCTCATCTCGGGACCGTTCCAGGACGGGCTGCACGCGGCGTTCTCGTTCGCGATCGTCGCCTGCCTGGTCGCCGCGGGCGCGTCGCTGCTGCGCGGCGGCCGGATGGTCCACGACGACGAGCAAGAGCTACAACAACCCCAAGGAGCATCATGCAGGTCGAGTGGTACGGCCAGTCCGCGTTCCGCCTCAGTGACGGCGAGCGCACCGTCGTCATCGATCCGTTCGACGACGCCGAGCTCGCGCCGATGA
- a CDS encoding MBL fold metallo-hydrolase, whose protein sequence is MQVEWYGQSAFRLSDGERTVVIDPFDDAELAPMKARRRWDYPAIDVGADVLLVTHEHLDHNGIGAVSGDPALLRSTAGTHPSPIGEVIGIASEHDEAAGTQRGPNTLFVFAFGGLRVAHLGDLGQAQLRPEQAAALGTVDLLFVPIGGGPTIGADQATDIAATTSAKLVVPMHYRTERIDFLEPVDAFADQARKALRLDGATFDTDAVADPDGPVVVIPAAP, encoded by the coding sequence ATGCAGGTCGAGTGGTACGGCCAGTCCGCGTTCCGCCTCAGTGACGGCGAGCGCACCGTCGTCATCGATCCGTTCGACGACGCCGAGCTCGCGCCGATGAAGGCGCGCCGCCGGTGGGACTACCCCGCGATCGACGTCGGCGCCGACGTCCTGCTCGTCACGCACGAGCACCTCGACCACAACGGGATCGGGGCGGTGAGCGGCGACCCGGCGCTCCTGCGCTCGACGGCGGGCACGCATCCGTCGCCGATCGGCGAGGTGATCGGCATCGCGTCCGAGCACGACGAGGCCGCCGGCACGCAGCGCGGGCCCAACACGCTGTTCGTGTTCGCCTTCGGCGGGCTGCGCGTCGCGCACCTCGGCGACCTCGGCCAGGCCCAGCTGCGCCCCGAGCAGGCCGCGGCGCTCGGCACCGTCGACCTGCTGTTCGTCCCGATCGGCGGCGGGCCGACGATCGGCGCCGACCAGGCGACCGACATCGCCGCGACGACCAGCGCGAAGCTCGTCGTCCCGATGCACTACCGGACCGAGCGCATCGACTTCCTGGAGCCGGTCGACGCGTTCGCCGACCAGGCGCGCAAGGCGCTGCGGCTGGACGGCGCGACGTTCGACACCGACGCGGTCGCCGACCCCGACGGGCCGGTGGTCGTGATCCCGGCGGCGCCGTAG
- a CDS encoding SRPBCC family protein — MISTHTATVTLPTDEQILITREFDAPAHLLWRAVTEPDLVKRWWGAERGQVDLVEIDLRVGGQWRYVMTAAGSDVEVGFHGEFYEIVEHERIVQTEVFEGFPDAHSVNTMTLVEADGRTTLTTLVQHQAKAHRDMQIDSGMEAGMQESFDALERVAAALR, encoded by the coding sequence ATGATCAGCACCCATACGGCGACGGTGACGCTCCCGACCGACGAGCAGATCCTCATCACGCGCGAGTTCGACGCGCCCGCGCACCTGCTGTGGCGCGCGGTGACCGAGCCGGACCTCGTCAAGCGCTGGTGGGGCGCCGAGCGCGGCCAGGTCGACCTCGTCGAGATCGACCTGCGCGTCGGCGGCCAGTGGCGCTACGTGATGACTGCGGCCGGCAGCGACGTGGAGGTCGGCTTCCACGGCGAGTTCTACGAGATCGTCGAGCACGAGCGCATCGTCCAGACCGAGGTCTTCGAGGGCTTCCCCGACGCCCACTCGGTCAACACCATGACCTTGGTCGAGGCCGATGGTCGCACGACGCTGACCACGCTCGTGCAGCACCAGGCCAAGGCGCACCGCGACATGCAGATCGACTCGGGCATGGAGGCGGGGATGCAGGAGTCGTTCGACGCGCTGGAGCGCGTGGCCGCCGCCCTTCGATGA
- a CDS encoding ArsR/SmtB family transcription factor, giving the protein MARAATTTDAFNAIAEPRRREILDVLVGGERPVNDLVSALGLTQPQVSKHLRVLREAGVVDVRDQGRQRLYRLNGTALRPVHDWVADYARLWDERYARLDDVLEDLKRDEQGDGGR; this is encoded by the coding sequence ATGGCACGGGCGGCAACGACGACCGACGCGTTCAACGCGATCGCCGAGCCTCGGCGGCGCGAGATCCTGGACGTGCTGGTCGGCGGCGAGCGCCCGGTTAACGACCTGGTGAGCGCGCTGGGGCTGACCCAGCCGCAGGTGTCCAAGCACCTGCGCGTCCTCCGCGAGGCGGGGGTCGTCGACGTGCGCGACCAGGGTCGCCAGCGGCTGTACCGGCTCAACGGCACCGCGCTGCGACCCGTTCACGACTGGGTGGCGGACTACGCGCGGCTGTGGGACGAGCGGTACGCCCGCCTGGACGACGTCCTCGAAGACCTCAAGCGCGACGAGCAAGGAGATGGTGGACGATGA
- a CDS encoding class I SAM-dependent methyltransferase yields MGRYGAELGRALIAAGGVAPGERAVDVGCGPGALTGELVALLGAPAVWAVDPSAPFAAACAERLPGVHVRVAHGEALPFDDNMFDRALAQLSINFMEHPEAGARELARVTRPGGTVTAAVWDYGGEMRLLRAFWTAAAALNPGAVDRDEARAMRFGTPPELAALLHDGGGLAEVEVAPAVVSADYDGIDDLFAPLESGVGPAGTYTLSLAPADRAALKAELARRLDVGSDPFTLTARAWVAVGTVA; encoded by the coding sequence ATGGGGCGCTACGGCGCCGAGCTGGGTCGCGCGCTGATCGCGGCGGGCGGAGTTGCGCCGGGCGAGCGCGCGGTGGACGTCGGCTGCGGGCCCGGCGCGTTGACGGGCGAGTTGGTGGCCTTGCTGGGCGCGCCCGCCGTCTGGGCCGTCGACCCCTCGGCGCCGTTCGCGGCCGCGTGCGCGGAACGGCTGCCGGGCGTCCACGTGCGCGTCGCGCACGGCGAGGCCCTGCCGTTCGACGACAACATGTTCGACCGAGCGCTCGCGCAGCTGTCCATCAACTTCATGGAGCACCCGGAGGCGGGCGCGCGCGAGCTGGCGCGCGTGACGCGGCCGGGCGGGACCGTGACCGCCGCGGTCTGGGACTACGGCGGCGAGATGCGGCTGCTGCGCGCGTTCTGGACGGCGGCCGCCGCGCTGAACCCCGGCGCGGTGGACCGCGACGAGGCGCGCGCGATGCGGTTCGGGACGCCACCCGAGCTGGCCGCGCTCCTGCATGACGGCGGCGGGCTCGCGGAGGTCGAGGTCGCGCCCGCGGTCGTGTCCGCCGACTACGACGGCATCGACGACCTCTTCGCGCCGCTGGAGTCCGGCGTCGGGCCGGCCGGGACGTACACGCTGTCGCTCGCGCCCGCGGACCGCGCGGCGCTCAAGGCCGAGCTGGCGCGACGACTGGACGTGGGGAGCGACCCCTTCACCTTGACCGCACGCGCGTGGGTGGCGGTGGGGACGGTGGCCTGA
- a CDS encoding pyridoxamine 5'-phosphate oxidase family protein translates to MPSFSAFEAAAPELAARVREQLGAATHLTLATLRRDGAPRISGTECRFHGDDLFLGSMWQALKARDLLRDPRFALHSGSVDPPAWQGDAKVAGVAEDIEDPNLLQELNGEAAPDGRSHLFRLDVTEASTVRVDEAAKLLIVEVWTPEGGVRRIERT, encoded by the coding sequence ATGCCCTCCTTCTCCGCCTTCGAGGCCGCCGCCCCCGAGCTCGCCGCGCGCGTGCGCGAGCAACTGGGCGCCGCGACCCACCTCACGCTCGCGACGCTGCGCCGCGACGGCGCGCCCCGCATCTCCGGCACCGAGTGCCGCTTCCACGGCGACGACCTGTTCCTCGGGTCGATGTGGCAGGCGCTCAAGGCCCGCGACCTGCTGCGCGACCCGCGTTTCGCGCTGCACTCCGGCAGCGTCGACCCGCCCGCCTGGCAGGGCGACGCCAAGGTCGCCGGCGTCGCCGAGGACATCGAGGACCCCAACCTGCTCCAGGAGCTCAACGGCGAGGCCGCGCCCGACGGCCGGTCGCACCTGTTCCGCCTGGACGTCACCGAGGCCTCGACGGTCCGGGTCGACGAGGCCGCCAAGCTGCTGATCGTGGAGGTCTGGACGCCGGAGGGCGGGGTGCGGCGGATCGAGCGGACGTGA
- a CDS encoding helix-turn-helix domain-containing protein, translating to MPPSPDRLRSLLDLVVGSLDEPGADGRALARRAHFSRDHLDRLLARATGESPVALRRRLLLERAAWQLQRAGATPTEAAAAAGYGSLAAFSRAFARAHGVAPSAFDGDRAIALDAPNGVHFHPPGAVLVPGARAATARGDGLTERLVAHHLDRSRELLTLAATLPSDALARPLRPGFVAVWLEGEEPSAALMAERLVATLEVWCAAIAGEPHDGPSPGTQVQRLDRAGTRLSRLIGAIGERDAWDAGFVDALCEPPESFTYGGVVAHILEHGAIRREALAGVLAQLGAAPSPGDAITWDAARRVGP from the coding sequence GTGCCGCCTTCGCCCGACCGCCTGCGCTCCCTGCTCGACCTCGTCGTCGGCTCGCTCGACGAGCCCGGCGCGGACGGGCGCGCGCTGGCGCGGCGCGCGCACTTCTCGCGCGACCACCTCGACCGGCTGCTGGCGCGCGCGACGGGCGAGTCCCCGGTCGCGCTGCGGCGCCGGCTGCTGCTCGAGCGCGCCGCGTGGCAGCTCCAGCGCGCGGGCGCGACGCCCACGGAGGCCGCGGCCGCCGCGGGCTACGGCTCGCTGGCCGCGTTCTCGCGGGCGTTCGCGCGCGCCCACGGCGTGGCGCCGAGCGCGTTCGACGGCGACCGCGCGATCGCCCTTGATGCGCCCAACGGCGTGCACTTCCACCCGCCGGGGGCGGTGCTCGTGCCGGGCGCGCGTGCCGCGACCGCGCGCGGCGACGGACTCACCGAGCGCCTGGTCGCCCACCACCTCGACCGCTCGCGCGAGCTGTTGACGCTGGCGGCGACCCTGCCGAGCGACGCGCTCGCGCGCCCGCTGCGGCCCGGCTTCGTCGCCGTCTGGCTCGAGGGCGAGGAGCCCTCCGCCGCGCTGATGGCCGAGCGGCTGGTCGCGACGCTGGAGGTCTGGTGCGCCGCGATCGCCGGCGAGCCGCACGACGGGCCCAGCCCGGGCACGCAGGTGCAGCGGCTCGACCGCGCCGGGACCAGGTTGTCGCGGTTGATCGGCGCGATCGGCGAGCGCGACGCGTGGGACGCCGGCTTCGTCGACGCGCTCTGCGAGCCGCCCGAGTCCTTCACCTACGGCGGCGTCGTCGCGCACATCCTCGAGCACGGCGCGATCCGGCGCGAAGCGCTGGCCGGCGTCCTGGCGCAGCTCGGCGCCGCGCCCTCGCCCGGCGACGCCATCACCTGGGACGCTGCGCGTAGGGTTGGCCCATGA
- a CDS encoding zinc-binding dehydrogenase codes for MRAVVCQHADLEVVDLPDPTPGAGQVRLTVERCGICGSDLHARHGIDAWADMAAKTGYERFGRSDQPLVFGHEFSGRVAEYGPKAKGSIPTGTPVVALPLVRGTEGIDAVGLSLHAPGGYAEQVIAQESMMLAVPNGLPTDVAALTEPMAVAWHAVRRGEVGKRDVAIVIGCGPVGLGVILALKAKGVKTVVASDFSPGRRALATRCGADVVIDPAEGSPFAGGEQRGHVVEAEAAFELAVSTREKLERLPVGWWHVWRLGEKLGAKPKHPVIFECVGVPGVIESIIDEAPLFSRVVVVGVCVGEDRFTPAMAINKEIDLRFVLGYTPLEFRDTLMMLAEGELDPRPLMTGTVGLAGVDAAFTALGDPDAQAKVLIDPRSDAVTP; via the coding sequence ATGAGAGCCGTCGTCTGCCAGCACGCCGACCTGGAGGTCGTCGACCTCCCCGACCCCACGCCCGGCGCGGGCCAGGTCCGGCTGACGGTCGAGCGCTGCGGGATCTGCGGGTCCGACCTCCACGCCCGGCACGGGATCGACGCGTGGGCGGACATGGCCGCCAAGACCGGCTACGAGCGCTTCGGCCGCTCCGACCAGCCGCTGGTCTTCGGCCACGAGTTCTCGGGCCGCGTCGCCGAGTACGGCCCCAAGGCCAAGGGGTCGATCCCGACCGGGACGCCGGTCGTCGCGCTCCCGCTCGTGCGCGGCACCGAGGGCATCGATGCCGTCGGGCTGTCGCTGCACGCGCCCGGCGGCTACGCCGAGCAGGTCATCGCCCAGGAGTCGATGATGCTCGCGGTGCCCAACGGGCTGCCGACCGACGTCGCCGCGCTCACCGAGCCGATGGCCGTCGCGTGGCACGCGGTCCGGCGCGGCGAGGTCGGCAAGCGCGACGTCGCGATCGTCATCGGCTGCGGGCCGGTCGGCCTCGGCGTGATCCTGGCCCTGAAGGCCAAGGGCGTGAAGACCGTCGTGGCGAGCGACTTCTCCCCCGGCCGCCGCGCGCTGGCGACGCGCTGCGGCGCCGACGTCGTGATCGACCCCGCGGAGGGGTCGCCGTTCGCGGGCGGCGAGCAGCGCGGGCACGTGGTCGAGGCCGAGGCCGCGTTCGAGCTGGCCGTCTCCACGCGCGAGAAGCTCGAGCGCCTGCCCGTCGGCTGGTGGCACGTCTGGCGCCTGGGCGAGAAGCTCGGCGCCAAGCCCAAGCACCCCGTGATCTTCGAGTGCGTCGGCGTCCCGGGCGTGATCGAGTCCATCATCGACGAGGCCCCGCTGTTCTCGCGGGTCGTGGTCGTCGGCGTCTGCGTCGGCGAGGACCGCTTCACGCCGGCCATGGCCATCAACAAGGAGATCGACCTCCGCTTCGTCCTCGGCTACACGCCGCTGGAGTTCCGCGACACCTTGATGATGCTCGCCGAGGGTGAGCTCGACCCGCGCCCGCTGATGACCGGGACCGTCGGCCTGGCCGGCGTCGACGCGGCGTTCACCGCGCTCGGCGACCCCGACGCTCAGGCGAAGGTCTTGATCGATCCGCGTTCTGATGCGGTCACGCCCTGA